One genomic window of Elaeis guineensis isolate ETL-2024a chromosome 2, EG11, whole genome shotgun sequence includes the following:
- the LOC140855360 gene encoding uncharacterized protein, producing the protein MRGDQHLAHRYFQISAQSDESKGPLTADKLDQQEEEERGEPAEQLVPIAIAGNPDRKFSWPDECRQAFEELKRYLASLPLLVRPEVGEVLYLYLATSPEAVSSVLVRENENRVHQPIYYVSKVLHEAETRYSKAEKMIFALVISAQRLRPYFQAHAIMVLTDQPLRAILHRPDTSGRLAKWAMRLSEFDIQYRPRPALKAQVLADFIAECPTTDLRSGEGSPTEVGTPDWSGAGFLLTNSKGVVTDHALRFDFKASNNQAEYEALVAGLKLALELGVGRLKVFSNSQLIVGQIKDEFETRDPTMAKYHQKVKDLMAPFEYFEISHIPRAENAQADALSRLATSDYGALGRTFVESLERPSIDEVEKVLQLMAELSWMDPIAQYLTDRSTPEDSTEARRLRWTASQYMMIDGRLYKRSFSFPLLKCLGPTNADYALREFKLRSLEFRPFDCGSALTKECEPPTSQHGLNVLLRAVGLTADGASNV; encoded by the exons ATGCGTGGAGATCAACACCTCGCCCATCGATActttcagatctctgctcaaagcgacGAATCGAAAGGCCCCCTGACGGCCGATAAGCTGGACCAACAGGAGGAAGAAGAGCGGGGCGagccggccgaacagctcgttcccatcgCGATAGCAGGGAACCCCGAccggaag TTCTCTTGGCCAGAcgagtgccggcaagccttcgaggaactgaagaggtacttggcctCTCTGCCGCTCCTCGTGAGACCGGAGGTTGGGGAGGTCCTGTACCTTTACCTGGCTACTTCCCCAgaggcagttagttcggtgctcgtccgagagaatgaGAATCGGGTTCACCAACCGATATATTatgtcagcaaggtgctccatGAAGCTGAGACTCGGTACTCGAAAGCAGAAAAAATGATTTTCGCTCTAGTCATTTCGGCACAGCGACTCCGTCCGTACTTTCAGGCACACGCCAtcatggtcctcaccgaccagcccctgagagcCATCCTGCaccgccccgacacatcaggaaggctggcgaaatgggccatGAGACTGAGCGAATTCGACATCCAATACCGGCCACGACCTGCCCTCAAAGCTCAggttctggccgacttcatcgccgaatgcccgacgaccgacctacGGTCGGGGGAGGGAAGCCCCACGGAGGTCGGGACCCCCGACT ggagcggggccggtTTCCTACTCACCAACTCGAAGGGGGTGGTTACTGatcacgccctccgattcgacttcaaggcctccaacaatcaggccgagtaTGAGGCGCTCGTCGCGGGTTTGAAGTTAGCACTGGAGCTCGGGGTTGGccgactcaaagtcttctccAACTCTCAACTGATCGTTGGGCAGATCAAAGACGAGTTCGAAacacgggatccgaccatggccaagtACCACCAAAAAGTGAAAGATCTCATGGCGCCCTTCGAATActttgagatctcccacatccccagggcgGAAAATGCTCAGGCCGACGCgctctccaggctcgcgacatccgactacgGCGCCTTGGGCCGGACCTTCGTGGAAAGTCTTGAGCGACCGAGCATCGATGAGGTCGAGAAAGTACTACAATTAATGGCAGAGctgagctggatggacccgatcgctcagtacctgaccgacAGATCTACCCCCGAAgactctacagaggccagacgaCTCCGGTGGACGGCTTCCCAGTACATGATGATCGACGGCCGActgtataaaaggtcattctcctttcccttgctgaagtgcctggggCCGACCAATGCGGACTATgccctcagagaa TTTAAACTTCGGAGTCTGGAGTTTCGACCCTTCGACTGTGGTTCGGCGCTCACCAAGGAATGTGAGCCTCCGACATCCCAACATGGACTTAACGTTCTACTGCGGGCCGTCGGACTGACCGCCGACGGTGCGTCGAATGTTTGA